Proteins from a single region of Vulgatibacter sp.:
- a CDS encoding formylglycine-generating enzyme family protein: MRARLLTSLLVLLVAGSAGAAPKQVRVEGGTYKPVFPPSPEEAEIPVATFLLDERPVTNAEYLAFVKVHPRWRRDRIARLFAGAGYLGHWALPLALGERAPADAPVVQVSWFAAKAYCEARGMRLPTENEWEHAATASAEVKDARQDPAFVARLLAWYGQPNPKVLPAAGRGEPNLYGVRDLHGLVWEWVGDFNSTLVSSDSRESGDPDKSRFCGAGALTAADKGDYATFMRVAFRSSLKAPYTTGNLGFRCARDVKEK, encoded by the coding sequence ATGCGCGCCCGCCTGCTCACCTCCCTCCTCGTGCTCCTCGTCGCCGGCTCGGCCGGCGCCGCGCCGAAGCAGGTGCGGGTCGAGGGCGGCACCTACAAGCCGGTCTTTCCGCCCTCCCCGGAGGAAGCCGAGATCCCGGTCGCAACCTTCCTCCTCGACGAGCGCCCGGTCACGAACGCCGAGTACCTCGCCTTCGTGAAGGTGCACCCGCGCTGGCGGCGCGACCGGATCGCGCGGCTCTTCGCCGGCGCGGGCTACCTCGGCCACTGGGCGCTACCTCTCGCCCTGGGGGAGCGCGCCCCTGCCGACGCACCGGTGGTCCAGGTGAGCTGGTTCGCGGCGAAGGCCTATTGCGAAGCGCGCGGCATGCGGCTGCCCACCGAGAACGAGTGGGAGCACGCAGCCACCGCCAGCGCCGAGGTGAAGGACGCCCGCCAGGATCCCGCGTTCGTGGCCCGGCTCCTCGCCTGGTACGGGCAGCCCAACCCGAAGGTCCTCCCCGCAGCGGGAAGGGGCGAGCCGAACCTCTACGGCGTGCGTGACCTCCACGGCCTCGTCTGGGAATGGGTCGGCGACTTCAACAGCACGCTCGTCTCGAGCGACAGCCGCGAGAGCGGCGATCCCGACAAGAGCCGCTTCTGCGGCGCAGGCGCCCTCACCGCAGCGGACAAGGGCGACTACGCGACCTTCATGCGCGTGGCCTTCCGCAGCTCGCTCAAGGCGCCCTACACCACCGGCAACCTCGGCTTCCGCTGCGCGCGGGACGTGAAGGAGAAGTGA
- a CDS encoding lamin tail domain-containing protein: protein MSSPVRTFALFAALAAALLAACGDSEPKEPVVPAAEIVSFLATPDSIEVGQTSTLSWETRNAAKVVIRDALGAAISNEALPVSGSIEVQPGDTATFTLEAANEAGTKVTREVAVEVTPLPAIASITRFEATPAAVAPGDETTLSWATSGADEIAIVDGRGRVIDLAGAATAAGSVSVRVERDATFTLTAKNRGGAITATAGVDVVPPPTATLSMPSAPIVPGSNATISWFTTDTERVVLTDVAGTVLVDATDRPSGDVTVTANASATYTLRATGIGGEIVRTAELRVRPVIESFVVVTEGPVRSGDEVTVSWAVRGATAARLSNNAGEAIEIAAGDLQAGTRALRVGPDGALFLRVTSGSLDATAAASIAMTTAPRFGLFTADAPELSARPDLPATVTISYLVDGAERLQIVAEPGGLLPMVGLSNRSGTVQVEITESTTFSALAINSSGNAESTTQVAVVPAPTIASFRANPIRVGAGEGVPLSWDVADATAIRIERDGVDIGVDPALVSGAAEDPIFADASYVLKAYNRLGFEVASAPVAVSVGDPLIGAFEVDRPIIPAGQQLTFSWTNVGGRTLNLLDSDGAVAFTTTDVDLIASGSAAVTAPILDATHDYTLQVINGVGGTSTEVLPVVVIGGPLVRSFSASTAGLSLGEQVTFTWQVDNDAQGRTPTVAITDDLGNAYDLGTADPNNGTATLSPVAAGATSFTLTATTPDTTASSANAPVVVYGLPTIDTLGANPEVVDTMGGTQPAVSTVSWTTQWGTELEIFEMAGGNPGATPVHSTVSVADIAAGSTDLPLQPGSNDFLVIVTNGAGATVQGTVSILVDPAEVLSFSAVPNQILLGETTQLSWTTNRATSVTLDPPAPSVTVGTEPLLAIDTTGAGTAVLVTPSSVDGGYAAINFPSGFTFPWYGASKSGLRVMTDGFISFNMSATSTFTNYQLPRSGSSNIHLAPFWDDLHVRGTGELWWDTGSDAEGSYLVVMWKNFQFYTTADNPTTIDMQVILRANGDVEYRYGNMSSANVARVNGSSATIGLQNETGTVGYTYSYNSEIAGGLAGKSLRFGFAMPLSGTWSVAPQANTTYTLTARNGHSTDTAQALVEVFAPVAVSAAIAPAQPEFGTPFTISWNAANATDVRVVDGFGVERCVAAAGQLASGSCQIIEATPGDYSYDVVVVGGIARNTATDQLAVRVYSPLSITSFAAGSRSLNPGQSTTLTWQAVGAASIELTANGVPLDLTGRSMVADSITVSPNSSTQYVFTVSAEGRSFSSNAEVLVLTAPTVSSVTSSSSQVPPNTPVSLSWTSSGAAGAFVSGYMPSNPATVTSEPFLDVSGNGVTPLTLTSTTGYSDYVFSPNFRFPYFGEILSQIRIFAAGYISFSPEAAANTSNGTLPYGSSTPATYVHLAPFWDSIRAGTGGEVYAVEGSDHEGRYLVIHWKGFEFTSTSYNPASLNFQVILRENGVFEYRYGAMTGNGGSNDNYADGRSATMGFQNFYASAGYTHFSSPSSPAPLDNTSFRFDLRLPASGSLDVTPSETTTYRVCNSQIGLTDCEEHTIVVVKPGDVAFSELMIHPSGGAATSDGEWIEVRNTTPWPIDIAGFVLASGSESTTVGSGQPLVIQPGAFAVLTGNNTTVTSTWSYGSAITLDDTDSVSISYMGTEIDQVTWDSAGWTITPGQALQVDPSAFNRQVAANDARSAWCTTTTAYDGVNTGSPGTRGTGCLNSYYDVDPASNRPFIDISATGTALSANVYNTYAQISGGLGFSFPYFNGTLASGTAVGVSSSGFLSFATLSSSSTSNANMPSSSTPNGVVAPFWETLYGQSFTRVQHEQRTIDGQTVLIVQWSNARISGTGGRVTFQAQLWQNGDIVTAYREMEGPAAYRGSSTTVGIEDGTGANAALYSYNQERLWAGQSIAFYKK from the coding sequence ATGTCGTCGCCTGTCCGTACGTTCGCGTTGTTCGCTGCCCTGGCTGCAGCGCTGCTCGCCGCGTGCGGGGATTCCGAGCCGAAAGAGCCGGTCGTTCCCGCAGCGGAAATCGTTTCCTTCCTGGCCACGCCCGACAGCATCGAGGTCGGCCAGACCTCCACGCTGAGCTGGGAGACGCGGAACGCCGCCAAGGTGGTGATCCGCGATGCGCTCGGCGCGGCGATTTCCAACGAAGCCCTGCCGGTGAGCGGCAGCATCGAGGTGCAGCCCGGCGACACGGCGACCTTCACCCTCGAAGCGGCGAACGAGGCCGGCACGAAGGTGACCCGCGAGGTCGCGGTCGAGGTCACGCCGCTTCCTGCCATCGCAAGCATCACCCGCTTCGAGGCGACGCCCGCCGCGGTGGCGCCCGGTGACGAGACCACGCTCTCGTGGGCCACCAGCGGCGCCGACGAGATCGCGATCGTCGACGGCAGGGGCCGGGTGATCGACCTCGCCGGCGCAGCCACGGCAGCAGGCTCGGTGTCGGTGCGGGTCGAGCGCGACGCGACCTTCACCCTGACCGCGAAGAACCGCGGCGGCGCGATCACCGCCACCGCCGGCGTGGACGTCGTCCCGCCGCCCACCGCTACGCTCTCGATGCCGAGCGCGCCGATCGTTCCGGGGAGCAACGCCACCATCTCCTGGTTCACCACCGACACCGAGCGCGTCGTCCTTACCGACGTCGCCGGCACCGTGCTGGTCGACGCCACCGATCGGCCCAGCGGCGACGTGACCGTCACCGCCAACGCCAGCGCCACCTACACCCTCCGCGCCACCGGCATCGGTGGCGAGATCGTCCGCACCGCCGAGCTCCGCGTTCGCCCGGTGATCGAGAGCTTCGTCGTCGTCACCGAGGGGCCGGTGCGCTCCGGTGACGAGGTCACCGTCTCCTGGGCGGTCCGCGGCGCCACCGCGGCCCGACTCTCCAACAATGCCGGCGAGGCGATCGAGATCGCTGCCGGCGATCTGCAGGCCGGCACGCGCGCCTTGCGCGTCGGTCCCGACGGGGCCCTCTTTCTCCGCGTCACCAGCGGTTCCCTCGACGCCACCGCTGCTGCGAGCATCGCGATGACCACCGCGCCGCGCTTCGGCCTCTTCACCGCCGATGCGCCGGAGTTGAGCGCCCGCCCGGACCTCCCCGCGACCGTCACGATCAGCTACCTCGTCGACGGCGCCGAGCGGCTGCAGATCGTCGCCGAACCCGGTGGCCTGCTGCCGATGGTCGGCCTCTCCAACCGCAGCGGCACCGTGCAGGTGGAGATCACCGAGTCGACCACTTTCTCCGCCCTCGCGATCAACTCCAGCGGCAACGCCGAATCCACCACCCAGGTCGCCGTCGTCCCCGCGCCGACGATCGCCTCGTTCCGTGCCAACCCGATCCGGGTCGGCGCCGGCGAGGGCGTGCCCCTCTCCTGGGACGTCGCCGACGCCACCGCGATCCGCATCGAGCGCGACGGCGTCGACATCGGCGTCGACCCCGCCCTGGTCAGCGGCGCGGCGGAGGATCCGATCTTCGCCGACGCGAGCTACGTGCTGAAGGCCTACAACCGCCTCGGTTTCGAGGTGGCCTCCGCGCCGGTCGCGGTCTCGGTCGGCGATCCGCTCATCGGTGCCTTCGAGGTCGATCGGCCCATCATCCCCGCCGGCCAGCAGCTCACCTTCTCCTGGACCAACGTCGGCGGCCGCACCCTCAACCTCCTCGACAGCGACGGCGCCGTGGCCTTCACCACCACCGACGTCGACCTGATCGCCTCCGGCTCCGCCGCGGTCACCGCGCCGATCCTCGACGCCACCCACGATTACACGCTGCAGGTGATCAACGGCGTCGGCGGCACCAGCACCGAGGTGCTTCCGGTGGTCGTCATCGGCGGCCCGCTCGTTCGCAGCTTCAGCGCCAGCACCGCAGGCCTCAGCCTGGGGGAGCAGGTGACCTTCACCTGGCAGGTCGACAACGACGCCCAGGGCCGCACGCCGACGGTGGCGATCACCGACGACCTCGGCAACGCCTACGACCTCGGCACCGCCGACCCGAACAACGGCACCGCCACCCTCAGCCCGGTCGCTGCCGGCGCCACCAGCTTCACCCTCACCGCCACCACCCCCGACACCACGGCCTCCTCGGCGAATGCGCCGGTGGTGGTCTACGGCCTGCCCACCATCGACACCCTCGGCGCCAACCCCGAGGTGGTCGACACCATGGGCGGCACGCAGCCTGCGGTCAGCACCGTCTCCTGGACCACGCAGTGGGGCACCGAGCTCGAGATCTTCGAGATGGCCGGCGGCAACCCGGGCGCCACGCCGGTCCACTCCACCGTCTCGGTCGCGGACATCGCCGCCGGCAGCACCGACCTCCCGCTCCAGCCCGGCAGCAACGACTTCCTGGTCATCGTGACCAACGGCGCCGGCGCCACCGTGCAGGGCACCGTCTCCATCCTCGTCGATCCGGCGGAGGTGCTCTCCTTCAGCGCGGTCCCGAACCAGATCCTCCTGGGCGAGACCACGCAGCTCAGCTGGACCACCAACCGCGCCACCAGCGTCACCCTCGATCCGCCGGCGCCCTCGGTGACGGTGGGCACCGAGCCTCTCCTCGCCATCGACACCACCGGGGCGGGCACCGCCGTCCTCGTGACGCCTTCGAGCGTCGACGGTGGCTACGCCGCGATCAACTTCCCCAGCGGCTTCACCTTCCCCTGGTACGGCGCGAGCAAGAGCGGCCTGCGGGTGATGACCGACGGCTTCATCAGCTTCAACATGTCGGCCACAAGCACCTTCACCAACTACCAGTTGCCCCGCAGCGGCAGCTCGAACATCCACCTCGCGCCCTTCTGGGACGACCTGCACGTTCGCGGCACCGGCGAGCTCTGGTGGGACACCGGCTCCGACGCCGAGGGCAGCTACCTGGTGGTGATGTGGAAGAACTTCCAGTTCTACACCACCGCCGACAACCCCACGACGATCGACATGCAGGTGATCCTGCGGGCCAACGGTGACGTGGAGTACCGCTACGGCAACATGAGCAGCGCCAACGTGGCCCGCGTCAATGGCAGCAGCGCCACCATCGGTCTGCAGAACGAGACGGGGACGGTGGGCTACACCTATTCGTACAACAGCGAGATCGCCGGCGGCCTCGCCGGGAAGTCGCTGCGCTTCGGCTTCGCCATGCCGCTCTCCGGCACCTGGAGCGTGGCGCCGCAGGCCAACACCACCTACACGCTGACCGCCCGCAACGGGCACTCCACCGACACCGCCCAGGCACTCGTGGAGGTCTTTGCGCCGGTCGCGGTCTCGGCGGCCATCGCGCCTGCACAGCCGGAGTTCGGCACGCCGTTCACCATCAGCTGGAATGCCGCGAACGCCACCGACGTGCGTGTCGTCGATGGATTCGGAGTCGAGCGGTGCGTCGCGGCCGCGGGCCAGCTCGCCTCCGGCTCCTGCCAGATCATCGAGGCCACCCCGGGCGACTACTCCTACGACGTAGTCGTCGTCGGTGGGATCGCGCGGAATACTGCGACCGACCAGCTCGCTGTTCGGGTCTACAGCCCGCTCTCGATCACCAGCTTCGCGGCCGGCTCGCGTTCCCTGAACCCCGGGCAGTCGACCACGCTGACCTGGCAGGCCGTGGGTGCCGCGTCGATCGAGTTGACGGCGAACGGCGTCCCCCTCGACCTCACCGGCAGGAGCATGGTCGCAGACTCGATCACCGTTTCCCCGAACAGCTCGACCCAGTACGTCTTCACGGTATCGGCCGAGGGCCGGAGCTTCAGCTCCAACGCCGAGGTGCTCGTCCTCACCGCGCCGACCGTGAGCAGCGTCACGTCCTCCTCGTCCCAGGTGCCGCCCAACACGCCGGTGTCGCTCTCCTGGACGAGCAGCGGTGCTGCGGGCGCCTTCGTCTCCGGCTACATGCCGTCGAATCCCGCCACCGTGACGTCCGAGCCCTTCCTCGATGTTTCCGGTAACGGCGTCACGCCTCTGACCCTCACCTCGACGACCGGCTACTCCGACTACGTCTTCTCGCCGAACTTCCGCTTCCCGTATTTCGGCGAGATCCTCTCGCAGATCCGGATCTTCGCTGCCGGCTACATCTCCTTCAGCCCCGAAGCGGCGGCAAACACCAGCAACGGCACGCTGCCCTACGGCTCGAGCACGCCTGCGACCTACGTCCACCTCGCACCGTTCTGGGATTCGATCCGCGCAGGGACGGGCGGAGAGGTCTATGCGGTCGAGGGCAGCGACCACGAGGGGCGCTATCTGGTGATCCACTGGAAGGGCTTCGAGTTCACCTCGACGAGCTACAACCCGGCGTCGCTCAACTTCCAGGTGATCCTCCGCGAGAACGGCGTCTTCGAGTATCGCTACGGCGCCATGACTGGCAACGGCGGCAGCAACGACAACTACGCCGACGGTCGCAGCGCCACGATGGGCTTCCAGAACTTCTACGCTTCGGCGGGTTATACGCACTTCAGCAGCCCGTCCTCCCCGGCGCCTCTCGACAACACCTCGTTCCGCTTCGACTTGCGCCTGCCGGCGAGCGGCTCGCTCGACGTGACGCCCTCCGAGACGACCACCTACCGTGTGTGCAATTCGCAGATCGGCCTGACGGACTGCGAGGAGCACACCATCGTCGTCGTGAAGCCCGGCGACGTGGCCTTCAGCGAGCTGATGATCCACCCGAGCGGCGGTGCCGCGACTTCCGACGGCGAGTGGATCGAGGTTCGCAACACGACGCCCTGGCCGATCGACATCGCGGGTTTCGTCCTCGCCTCCGGATCCGAATCGACCACCGTCGGCAGCGGCCAGCCGCTGGTGATCCAGCCGGGCGCGTTCGCGGTGCTCACCGGCAACAACACCACCGTGACCTCGACCTGGAGCTACGGATCGGCGATCACGCTCGACGATACGGACAGCGTCTCCATTTCCTACATGGGGACGGAGATCGACCAGGTCACCTGGGATTCCGCCGGTTGGACGATCACGCCGGGCCAGGCGCTGCAGGTCGACCCGAGTGCCTTCAACCGCCAGGTCGCTGCGAACGACGCACGGTCGGCCTGGTGCACCACCACCACGGCCTACGACGGCGTGAACACGGGTAGCCCCGGCACGCGGGGAACCGGTTGTCTCAACAGCTACTACGACGTCGATCCGGCCTCGAACCGGCCCTTCATCGACATCTCGGCGACGGGTACCGCGCTCTCCGCCAACGTCTACAACACCTACGCCCAGATCAGCGGCGGGCTCGGCTTCTCCTTCCCCTATTTCAACGGCACGCTCGCCTCGGGCACCGCCGTCGGCGTTTCCTCGAGCGGCTTCCTCTCGTTCGCGACCCTCTCCTCGTCGAGCACGAGCAACGCCAACATGCCCAGCAGCTCGACGCCCAACGGCGTGGTGGCTCCGTTCTGGGAGACGCTCTACGGCCAGAGCTTCACCCGCGTGCAGCACGAGCAGCGGACCATCGATGGCCAGACGGTGCTCATCGTGCAGTGGTCGAACGCCCGTATCAGTGGAACCGGTGGCCGGGTCACGTTCCAGGCGCAGCTCTGGCAGAACGGCGACATCGTGACCGCGTACCGCGAGATGGAGGGTCCTGCAGCCTACCGCGGCTCCAGCACCACGGTGGGCATCGAGGACGGCACCGGCGCAAACGCGGCGCTCTACTCGTACAACCAGGAGAGGCTCTGGGCAGGCCAGAGCATCGCCTTCTACAAGAAGTAG
- a CDS encoding glycoside hydrolase family 15 protein gives MSSDGYLPIRDHGAIGNLRSVALVGLDATIDWLCLPDLESPSVFGALLDHRRGGRFAVRAGAGTPRCAQRYLPETNVLETTIHQASGRIVLTDFMPLEGRLEGRQAGSPSPELHRLIRCEGEAIEVEVEWSPRLNFGRALTWIRKEGPALVATDAAARVLLRGLPEARIEQDGWGPVAVARFRMEPGDERALVTGWADAPCDPGSTSQKLAATIRAWRTWLHAGDARCRIEWAAPWVEQVQRSELALKLLCHAETGAIAAAATTSLPAELGGVRNWDYRYAWLRDTSFTAQAFTASGHPDDARAFLEFVENLAEQCGDGRCTLRIMYDLHGGEAPGEEELHHLEGYRGSRPVRVGNLAAEQRQLDIYGELLDAGYDLVRAGFDLPAELRSFLAAVADRACHDWQLRGSGIWEMRGKPRHFVHSKVMCWVALDRAVQLAELGILRGDVDGWRRNRTAIREEVCRRGYSEKRRAFVQSYEEDALDAANLVLPLLEFLPIDDERVQNTIEAVRRELLHDGLVARYLGDDALPGADQGAFCLVSFWLVDCLALSGRLEEAEELMQGIVARQNHLGLYAELIEPGTGRFLGNFPQAFTHVGLINSALYLARAKGRPLPLAPIGTLEHRRTKGHDPATEQ, from the coding sequence GTGAGCAGCGACGGTTATCTACCCATCCGGGATCACGGCGCGATCGGCAATCTCCGCAGCGTGGCGCTCGTCGGTCTCGACGCGACGATCGATTGGCTCTGCCTGCCGGATCTCGAGAGCCCGAGCGTCTTCGGCGCGCTGCTCGATCATCGGCGCGGCGGCAGGTTCGCCGTGCGCGCGGGTGCCGGCACGCCCCGATGCGCGCAGCGCTACCTGCCGGAGACCAACGTCCTCGAGACCACGATCCACCAGGCCAGCGGCAGGATCGTGCTCACCGACTTCATGCCGCTCGAGGGCCGTCTCGAGGGCAGGCAGGCCGGTAGCCCTTCCCCGGAGCTGCACCGGCTGATCCGCTGCGAGGGCGAGGCGATCGAGGTGGAAGTCGAGTGGTCGCCGCGGCTCAACTTCGGCAGGGCGCTCACCTGGATCCGCAAGGAGGGGCCCGCCCTCGTCGCCACCGACGCCGCCGCCCGGGTGCTGCTCCGTGGCCTCCCCGAAGCGCGGATCGAGCAGGACGGCTGGGGCCCGGTGGCGGTGGCTCGATTCCGAATGGAGCCCGGGGACGAACGCGCGCTGGTCACCGGGTGGGCGGACGCGCCCTGCGATCCCGGCTCGACCAGCCAGAAGCTCGCGGCGACGATCCGCGCGTGGCGCACCTGGCTGCACGCTGGCGACGCCAGGTGCCGGATCGAGTGGGCAGCGCCCTGGGTGGAGCAGGTGCAGCGGTCGGAGCTCGCGCTCAAACTGCTCTGTCACGCGGAGACCGGCGCCATCGCCGCCGCTGCGACCACCTCGCTTCCGGCGGAGCTCGGCGGCGTGCGCAACTGGGACTACCGCTACGCCTGGCTGCGCGACACCTCGTTCACCGCGCAGGCCTTCACCGCCTCGGGGCATCCCGACGACGCCAGGGCCTTCCTCGAATTCGTCGAGAACCTCGCCGAGCAATGCGGCGACGGCAGGTGCACCCTCCGCATCATGTACGACCTCCACGGCGGCGAGGCCCCCGGCGAAGAGGAGCTCCACCACCTCGAGGGCTACCGGGGCTCGCGGCCGGTGCGCGTGGGGAACCTCGCGGCGGAGCAGCGGCAGCTCGACATCTACGGCGAGCTCCTCGACGCAGGCTACGATCTGGTCCGCGCCGGCTTCGATCTGCCGGCCGAGCTGCGCAGCTTCCTCGCCGCGGTGGCGGATCGCGCCTGCCACGACTGGCAGCTCCGCGGCAGCGGCATCTGGGAGATGCGCGGCAAGCCCCGCCACTTCGTCCACTCCAAGGTGATGTGCTGGGTGGCGCTCGACCGCGCCGTGCAGCTGGCGGAGCTCGGGATCCTCCGGGGTGACGTCGACGGTTGGCGGCGGAACCGGACGGCGATCCGCGAGGAGGTCTGCAGGCGCGGCTACAGCGAGAAGCGCCGCGCCTTCGTGCAGAGCTACGAGGAGGACGCCCTCGACGCCGCCAACCTGGTGCTGCCCCTGCTCGAGTTCCTCCCCATCGACGACGAGCGGGTCCAGAACACCATCGAGGCGGTGCGGCGGGAGCTCCTCCACGACGGCCTCGTGGCCCGCTACCTCGGCGACGACGCCCTTCCCGGCGCGGACCAGGGCGCCTTCTGCCTCGTCAGCTTCTGGCTCGTCGACTGCCTCGCCCTCTCCGGCAGGCTCGAGGAGGCGGAGGAGCTGATGCAGGGGATCGTGGCCCGCCAGAACCACCTCGGCCTCTACGCCGAACTGATCGAGCCGGGGACCGGCCGCTTCCTCGGCAACTTCCCGCAGGCCTTCACCCACGTCGGCCTGATCAACAGCGCCCTCTATCTCGCCCGGGCGAAGGGGCGACCCCTGCCCCTGGCGCCGATCGGCACCCTCGAGCACCGCCGCACCAAGGGGCACGATCCCGCGACCGAGCAGTAG
- a CDS encoding SCO family protein produces the protein MKTLALLLAGLLAVPGLAAAAEGHETLPAAEAATADESIYLIGGDYESHDGKKVSLEILRGKPVLISMFYGTCPHACPMLITDLKRVEQALPEALREKVQVVLVTFDPARDTPASMKVLLEAHRVDTGRWTMMRTAPEKVQELAAVLGIKYRFAAGGAINHSTVITLLDAEGRIVERLEGLRQPEGPLVEKLTAMK, from the coding sequence ATGAAGACGTTGGCGCTCCTGCTCGCTGGACTGCTCGCGGTACCGGGCCTCGCCGCTGCTGCGGAAGGCCACGAGACGCTCCCCGCCGCAGAGGCGGCGACGGCGGACGAATCGATCTACCTCATCGGCGGCGACTACGAGAGCCACGACGGGAAGAAGGTCTCGCTCGAGATCCTGCGCGGCAAGCCGGTGCTGATCAGCATGTTCTACGGTACCTGCCCCCACGCCTGCCCGATGCTCATCACCGATCTGAAGCGGGTGGAGCAGGCGCTCCCCGAGGCGCTGCGCGAGAAGGTGCAGGTGGTGCTGGTGACCTTCGATCCCGCCCGCGACACGCCCGCGTCGATGAAGGTGCTGCTCGAGGCGCACCGGGTCGACACCGGGCGCTGGACGATGATGCGCACGGCGCCGGAGAAGGTGCAGGAGCTCGCCGCGGTGCTGGGGATCAAATACCGCTTCGCCGCGGGCGGGGCGATCAACCACTCGACGGTGATCACGCTCCTGGACGCCGAGGGAAGGATCGTCGAGCGGCTCGAGGGCCTGCGGCAGCCGGAAGGACCGCTGGTGGAGAAGCTCACCGCGATGAAGTAG
- the nirK gene encoding copper-containing nitrite reductase: MQTMRALAVAATLGLAAGCSQPTAPAAATPAAPAAPADTGGSAKGDFGPPQGDPVTHAIVDPPLVPPPVNRTAPARVVVEIEVREENKEISEGVEYTFWMFGKQVPGNFIRVRQGDTVEFHLKNHPDNKMPHNIDLHAATGPGGGATSSFTAPGHRTQFTFKALNQGLYVYHCATAPVGMHVANGMYGLILVEPPEGLPKVDREYYVMQGDFYTVGKYREKGLQPFDMQKAIEENATYVVFNGSEGALTGDNALKANVGETVRLFIGNGGPNLVSSFHVIGEIFDKVWYEGGTRYQENVQTTLIPAGGAAMVDFKVEVPGTYILVDHSLFRAFNKGAIAMLKVDGPEDKAVYSGLEVDEVYLADKAEPKRGVVAQATAKMQQGTLSKDAQVAAGKALYAGTCSVCHGPTGAGMEGVFPPLEKSDYLMADKQRSIEIILNGLSGPVKVNGKDFNSVMPPMSQLNDDEVANILTYVRNAFGNSGDAVTPAEVAKIRATTKRPAGAAH, translated from the coding sequence ATGCAGACGATGCGCGCCCTCGCCGTCGCCGCCACGCTCGGACTCGCCGCGGGTTGCAGCCAGCCCACTGCCCCCGCTGCGGCAACGCCTGCAGCCCCAGCCGCCCCCGCCGATACCGGCGGTTCCGCCAAAGGCGATTTCGGCCCGCCGCAGGGTGATCCCGTCACCCACGCGATCGTCGATCCGCCGCTGGTGCCGCCGCCGGTGAACCGCACGGCGCCCGCCAGGGTGGTCGTCGAGATCGAGGTCCGGGAGGAGAACAAGGAGATCTCGGAAGGCGTCGAGTACACCTTCTGGATGTTCGGCAAGCAGGTGCCGGGCAACTTCATCCGCGTCCGCCAGGGCGACACGGTGGAGTTCCACCTCAAGAACCATCCCGACAACAAGATGCCCCACAACATCGACCTGCACGCGGCGACGGGGCCCGGTGGCGGCGCCACCTCGTCCTTCACGGCGCCGGGGCACCGGACGCAGTTCACGTTCAAGGCGCTGAACCAGGGGCTCTACGTCTACCACTGCGCCACGGCGCCGGTGGGCATGCACGTGGCGAACGGCATGTACGGCCTCATCCTCGTGGAGCCGCCCGAGGGTCTCCCGAAGGTCGACCGCGAGTACTACGTGATGCAGGGCGACTTCTACACGGTGGGCAAGTACCGCGAGAAGGGCCTGCAGCCCTTCGACATGCAGAAGGCCATCGAGGAGAACGCCACCTACGTCGTCTTCAACGGCTCCGAAGGCGCCCTCACCGGTGACAACGCCCTCAAGGCCAACGTGGGCGAGACCGTGCGCCTCTTCATCGGCAACGGCGGCCCGAACCTGGTCTCGAGCTTCCACGTGATCGGCGAGATCTTCGACAAGGTCTGGTACGAGGGCGGCACGCGCTACCAGGAGAACGTGCAGACCACGCTGATCCCCGCCGGCGGCGCCGCCATGGTCGACTTCAAGGTCGAGGTGCCGGGCACCTACATCCTGGTCGATCACTCGCTCTTCCGCGCCTTCAACAAGGGCGCCATCGCGATGCTCAAGGTCGACGGCCCCGAGGACAAGGCGGTCTACTCCGGCCTCGAGGTCGACGAGGTCTACCTCGCCGACAAGGCGGAGCCGAAGCGCGGCGTGGTGGCGCAGGCCACGGCGAAGATGCAGCAGGGCACGCTCTCCAAGGACGCGCAGGTTGCAGCAGGAAAGGCGCTCTACGCCGGTACCTGCTCCGTCTGCCACGGTCCCACGGGCGCCGGCATGGAAGGCGTCTTCCCGCCCCTCGAGAAGAGCGACTACCTGATGGCCGACAAGCAGCGCTCGATCGAGATCATCCTCAACGGCCTCTCCGGCCCGGTGAAGGTGAACGGCAAGGACTTCAACTCGGTGATGCCGCCGATGAGCCAACTCAACGACGACGAGGTCGCCAACATCCTCACCTACGTGCGCAACGCCTTCGGCAACAGCGGCGACGCGGTGACGCCGGCGGAGGTGGCGAAGATCCGCGCCACCACCAAGCGACCTGCCGGCGCCGCCCACTGA
- a CDS encoding VOC family protein yields the protein MKPRISVLTLGVDDLDAAVRFYRDGLQLPTEGIVGREFEHGAVAFFDLQAGIKLALFERANLARDAGLADTGRSPAEFSIGHNVASEAEVDEVMQQAEAAGARIVKAAQPTFWGGYAGYFQDPDGHLWEVVFNPAFLPAEG from the coding sequence ATGAAACCCAGAATCAGCGTACTCACCCTCGGCGTCGACGACCTCGACGCCGCCGTCCGGTTCTACCGGGACGGCCTGCAACTGCCCACCGAAGGGATCGTCGGCCGCGAATTCGAGCACGGCGCGGTCGCCTTCTTCGACCTCCAGGCCGGCATCAAGCTGGCGCTCTTCGAGCGGGCGAACCTCGCACGGGATGCAGGTCTCGCAGACACCGGACGAAGCCCTGCCGAGTTCTCGATCGGCCACAACGTCGCGAGCGAGGCCGAGGTCGACGAAGTGATGCAGCAGGCCGAGGCGGCCGGCGCCCGCATCGTGAAGGCGGCGCAGCCGACCTTCTGGGGCGGCTACGCGGGCTACTTCCAGGACCCGGACGGCCATCTCTGGGAGGTGGTCTTCAACCCTGCGTTCCTCCCGGCGGAGGGGTGA